The Meriones unguiculatus strain TT.TT164.6M chromosome 1, Bangor_MerUng_6.1, whole genome shotgun sequence genome has a segment encoding these proteins:
- the Klf9 gene encoding Krueppel-like factor 9, with the protein MSAAAYMDFVAAQCLVSISNRAAVPEHGDAPDAERLRLPEREVTKEHGDPGDTWKDYCTLVTIAKSLLDLNKYRPIQTPSVCSDSLESPDEDMGSDSDVTTESGSSPSHSPEERQDSGSAPSPLSLLHSGVASKGKHASEKRHKCPYSGCGKVYGKSSHLKAHYRVHTGERPFPCTWPDCLKKFSRSDELTRHYRTHTGEKQFRCPLCEKRFMRSDHLTKHARRHTEFHPSMIKRSKKALASPL; encoded by the exons ATGTCCGCGGCCGCCTACATGGACTTCGTGGCTGCCCAGTGTCTGGTTTCCATCTCCAACCGCGCCGCGGTGCCGGAGCATGGGGACGCTCCGGACGCCGAGCGGCTGCGACTCCCTGAGCGCGAGGTGACCAAGGAACACGGTGACCCGGGGGACACCTGGAAGGATTATTGCACGCTGGTCACCATCGCCAAGAGCTTGTTGGACCTGAACAAGTACCGACCCATCCAGACCCCCTCGGTGTGCAGCGACAGTCTGGAGAGTCCCGATGAGGATATGGGATCCGACAGCGACGTGACCACCGAATCTGGGTCGAGTCCTTCCCACAGCCCGGAGGAGAGACAGGATTCTGGCAGCGCGCCCAGCCcgctctccctcctccactctgGAGTGGCTTCGAAGGGGAAACACGCCTCCGAAAAGAGGCACAAGTGCCCCTACAGTGGCTGTGGGAAAGTCTATGGAAAATCCTCCCATCTTAAAGCCCATTACAGAGTGCATACAG GTGAACGGCCCTTTCCCTGCACGTGGCCAGACTGCCTTAAAAAGTTCTCCCGCTCGGATGAGCTGACCCGCCACTACCGGACCCACACTGGTGAAAAGCAGTTCCGCTGCCCGCTGTGTGAGAAGAGGTTCATGAGGAGTGACCACCTCACCAAGCATGCCCGGCGTCACACCGAGTTCCACCCCAGCATGATCAAGCGATCAAAAAAGGCTCTTGCCAGCCCCTTGTGA